cattagatttttttattttatttgtttttatataacaGTTTATGGAGAATTTAAATAGTGTACATTGGCAAGGATTCAATAATTATTATGATGTtattaacaattattattattattgttacttttttatgGATCTGTAGATTTTCTTACCTTTTTATGAGAGCCAGATTGTAATGattttgtttatataatttatttgttggttcTTCAGCAAAGTGTCTTCAACAGGCATACAAATATCAATGTATTAACTATAATAAATTATATAgcaattatataataatatttaattttcctctgggattaataaagtatttttgaatttgaataccATAACCTGGTTTTAATCACTAATTTCTGATAATTGAGAAAAGGGGAAGGAATAAATAAGTGTTTACCACTACAGAGAATCAGCGGTAAGCTAGTTCTTTATTTTGAACGactgattatttgttttcttgtttttaaaaacctttttgaaacaaagacatgaaaCTCACGGAGAAAGATGCGTCAGAATCGATCTGATACTTGGCAGCGATGCCAAAGCGGGTGTTGCTGTTTCCTGCAGTCCAGGCCAAGTTGACGGCCGTCTCCAGCTTGTTGTTCACCTTCTGGTAGATCGAGCCGCCAAACTCGGTGCCATCGTTGCTGTAAAGAACCAGCAGGTTTCCTTAAATCCTAGGAGCTGGTGACGTGTGATTTACTGCAGACctttaaacagaaaacctttaaacttctgctctactgatgatcagtttgtgtttaggtcacctttttttattttgtttaactgaaccaaaacaccgaattctgcagcacatccaCGTTACgtttgtcatagtcaagctagcataactgagctACTTCCTTCTcacttgctttttgttttgaaataaaactttttcctgatcTTGTCATCAAGCTGTCACAGTGTTGACCATTAAAATGGACACAAAGCTCtgagtccattttattttaaatatcaggaGTACATTAAAGATGTGGCTCGCTAGCTTGATAACTTGACAACTTATTAGCGAGCAGTTTTGGTGGAATCTTGTGCATCTGACGTCATGATGCAACATGTTTATATTGTTGTATTTCTATGACTTTGTCCAGTGTTTATGGGACTGCCAATGTGTGCTGTATGATAttatgtgcaaaacatttttttggattaatattttttggtctTTACAAACTAAACCATTAAAAGCTGCTGAGTGTTTGCAGTTCTTACACATTCGTATGGAGCTGGAACTCATCGGTCTTGTATCCCACAGCAAAGTTGCTCTGAGTGACCTTGTTCCGGCCGGCCTCGAAGGTCGTCTGGTATCCAGCGAGCCAGCCCTCGAAGCCCACCACAGCGGTGCCGTGGATGGCCGTGCCGTTGATGTCGTAGTTGACGTCGCAGCCCAGGTTGACGTGGTCGCACTTGTAGGCCGTCTTGAGCTTTCCGCCTTTCTTGCTGGCAGGACGTttggtgaggaaaaaaacaaatcgtTGTTGTGAATATCAGAGGACAGAGTATCCAAAAAATACACTCCAGTAAGAGTAACACTAcgaaaattttactcaagtaaaaataaccGTCCAGGAAAttacttcagtaaaaaataaaatactattaaaaggaaatctttttacaaaaattactcaagtaaatgcaCCAGTAACTGTAGTTACTACTGAACTCCAGTCGTTATATGTAGGAATCAAGAgctaaaagtttattttttcataacaAAGCTGCCAAAGAGTGCCAGGGTGAAGCCGCCGTCATTACCCAGTGTTTGGAGAGAAGGAGGAATCTACAGTAAGCTTCAGCCCTTTAAttaactgtggaaaaaaagaggaaatcacGTTAAAACAGAGCACAGGATCATttccaacacaaaaacaacattttctagCTGCTTGGGAAGAATCTTAAACATGCATATTGAATATTTTCCCAACAGTCTCACTCAGATCTTTGTAATTTTGCCCTGCGGTCACCTGGTCCTCCACGGTGACCACGGTCTCCAGGGTGTTTTCGGTGTTCCACTTCTCTGTGAAGGTCAGGCCGTGCTCCGCCCACTTGAATTTGGTCTCCAACGACCCGGCAACTTTGCTGGTCTCCGTGTTGCCAGAGCATGTGCTGGTGAACTCCTGAGGGCAAAAGACGTCACTCAGTTACACAGAACAGGCAACCACGCGACAAAGCAGATGTCCAAAATTAACCGTACTTtagtaaagaaaatataaaaactattatTAAAACTGAGTCAATTGgaaaccaaaattgcaacatttgttacattttcagctgctgcggttcgtTTTTTCACTCATTGataaacctgttcccctcctggcctgtgggggcgctgcacacTGAACTACTGAAGgcaacaacatgaaaacctctgaagaagacagtgAGCGCAACTTCTTTCTTCACCAAATAAAAACGGAGGTgtcagcagctggaggatttaTCCATCAATATAAATAGTTGGTTTGGACAGTAATTAGCCTATTAGCCGCTAACGCTAGCGACGCTCCGGCAGCAAtttcaatgatttatttaaacccACAACACCAGATTGCTCCAATGCACGATGAGCAGAAATCTGTCACAAAATTTTTGTAGCGCCCAGATTTCTGAtcagatttctacaaaatatggctgaaattaaattattgatgctttgatatgaaaaaaaagaaaattaattctCCTTAAGTATAAAACTATAACAATTTGGTTTCTATCAAGATGCAAGAGGTTTCTCTTTTATATTGgtcaatattttaattttacatatttgctgctattaaaaataatatttaatttgatgaatGTTATGAATATCGCcacattttacaaacaaacaaggtttaaaaatgacagaccAGAGAAAAGGGAACATGATGCTGGTAGGAGAATCTCTTTCTATTTCTGCCATCAGTTGTTGGTAAATAAatgatgacaaaaagaaaacaagtccaGTCAGCAGTGAAACTTACCAGTCCATTATCAGACTTTGTCTTCACGTCCAGTTTAATGAGGCCGAAGcctgaaacaaaaattaacaaatcGTCAAAGCAATGTCTTAATGATGAAACAATGAGGTTCATATTTTAGGTGAAAATTAGTTTCTTTATAAGGACTGAAACACAAACTAACTCAGTTTTATGTTAAAAGATTTGCAGAGGGTTTCTTTATGGAGGTGGGAAGTTGGTATTTGATtaagaattaaatttaaaaaaagaaaagatgataATGGGAAGAGTACACACAGTTTGTTGATGCATTTGTAAAGAATAAGTTTCTGGTTTCCACTGATAACCgagcatttatttttcagtaactGACAGAAAAACTCTCCAGTTTACACTGTGGGTCACGCATTgctgtaaccatggaaacactttaaaaatccGTTGAAACTGCCACAAACCATCAGTAATTCCTCTGATTTCTCCCAAACCCAAccctcagtcagaaacaaccaatcagagcacagaggagggtcttagtgcttcCAATCACTTTTCCCCTGAGCTGGTTCACAACAACTGAGCCCGTAGTAAATgttaggctagttagcatagccaccagtATTCTGATAAACATTGTTTCTGTCACAGTAAGtcgtttctctgccattaggaCGCTTAGCAGAACAtacacaaggatgattgacagcactaagccccagctcctggctctgactggtttttaaatgaagtttgaaCTTGTTTGAAACAACatgttgtttatttccatcaaaaatatggattaaataaaaatctgttacaACTTAGATGGAAATGAAAGTTTACTTAATCAGATGTAATAagttcaaaaattattttataaaacctcCGGTTATTACACCAGAGATTTGACAAACAAAAGATGCCCACCAATAAAATAATGGGAGCGTCTAAAACAGTggagcccaaagtgggtccctgagggccgccatcctccatgttttagtctcttcctGGTTTAACGTCCCTGGATCCAGTGATGGAtcattagaggcctaagaagaactttgacctgctgaaaaggtcgTTTCTGCCACCAGGAGGGAActagaacatgcaggatgccggagctccaggacccactttgggctccCCTGGTCCAAAAGTTaccaaacaaaattaattacacattttgGCTCCAAACTTACTTAAATATATTCTAACTGcccaaataaaactaaattgatagatttaatttcaacataaatGGCTACAACCATGTTAAAAACCAATTGTTACCTGTTCTTAATTAAATAGGTTGTCTGCTTACCGTATCCCTTTGTAAAAACATCCCTGGCTGATTTTCCAAGGTCAGCGTAGGTGGGAGGTACAGCCattgtctgaaaacaacaaataaaagcagtttcTTTGTGATCACACTCTTTATTACACCTGTgagaaacataaaatctaaatctgaaacGTAAATCTGAAACGGAGCAC
This window of the Gambusia affinis linkage group LG15, SWU_Gaff_1.0, whole genome shotgun sequence genome carries:
- the vdac1 gene encoding voltage-dependent anion-selective channel protein 1 yields the protein MAVPPTYADLGKSARDVFTKGYGFGLIKLDVKTKSDNGLEFTSTCSGNTETSKVAGSLETKFKWAEHGLTFTEKWNTENTLETVVTVEDQLIKGLKLTVDSSFSPNTGKKGGKLKTAYKCDHVNLGCDVNYDINGTAIHGTAVVGFEGWLAGYQTTFEAGRNKVTQSNFAVGYKTDEFQLHTNVNDGTEFGGSIYQKVNNKLETAVNLAWTAGNSNTRFGIAAKYQIDSDASFSAKVNNSSLIGLGYTQTIKPGVKLSLSALLDGKNINTGGHKLGVGLEFQP